GGTGGCCAGTGGCGCCGCCACTCCGGCATCCGCCCTCGTCCCGCCGATCGCGGCGGCGGCCGGCGTCGCGGCGTGCGACCTGCGATTGAGTCGCGCCGCGCGGGCGCGTGCGCACCGCGCCGCCGAGGAGCTTCCCACCGTCCTCGAATTCCTCTCACTGTGCCTCTCCGCCGGCGAAGGGGCATTCGACGCCATCCGCCGGGTCGCCACGGTCGGTTCGGGCGAGGTCGTCGCCGAACTGCGGAGGGCTGTCGTCGAGGTGGGCACCGGCGCCTCCCTCACGGACGCGCTCGCACGTGTGGCACGACGGCTCGACACGCCATCCGTGACACGGAGCATCGACCAGATCGTCGCGGCCATCGACCGGGGCGCCCCGCTCGCGCAGGTGTTGCAGGCGCAGGCGACGGACGCGCGGGACGACGCCAAGCGGCAGCTCATCGAGCAGGCGGGGCGCAAGGAGATCTACATGCTGGTGCCGCTGGTCTTCCTGATTCTTCCGCTCAGCGTCCTGATCGCGGTGTTCCCGGGCGTCGTCATGCTGCGGCTGGGGCTCGGATGACCGACCCCCTGAGGAAAAATCCCCCC
The sequence above is a segment of the Microbacterium caowuchunii genome. Coding sequences within it:
- a CDS encoding type II secretion system F family protein, which produces MNPLTVTHLALSLVLGGAFGVGVALLLWATPRWSAPSLSRRVAPYLRDIADPRGMTPLAGTGRLGWLEALSRLTARVGGGDAVAARLQRAGWRMSADGFRARQLGWGLAGLVAGAALVVVLVASGAATPASALVPPIAAAAGVAACDLRLSRAARARAHRAAEELPTVLEFLSLCLSAGEGAFDAIRRVATVGSGEVVAELRRAVVEVGTGASLTDALARVARRLDTPSVTRSIDQIVAAIDRGAPLAQVLQAQATDARDDAKRQLIEQAGRKEIYMLVPLVFLILPLSVLIAVFPGVVMLRLGLG